In the Wenzhouxiangella sp. XN24 genome, one interval contains:
- a CDS encoding diguanylate cyclase, whose translation MPGNDIQTLWPHLLNTDDAGVAIKTLDGRYLFANLGYARFACAELDRITGHTDAEFLAPERVGAVTAAHEEAKIRLDGVNIECAFQTDRGPACYVVTHFPVLDDGRKLVAVGVVAVEAEGALRDHLEAELALKSANQANAQLASEVRNLEELASTDRLTGAWNRRHFETALEAEIHRALRFGHPLSLVMFDIDHFKLVNDNFGHQAGDRVLTEFAACIRSGLRKSDSLTRWGGEEFIVLMPNTPGSAARTAAERFRKMVAAQDFPPFGALTASFGVAQFVEGESIEDLLGRVDAAVYCAKDAGRNRVEVDTTGASLPATAEHVEGHFIKLSWKDSFASGHALIDRQHQGLFDVANEILAAVLSSRPRDEIAEIVERLIADVVQHFKDEEEFLASIGFVELEEHAEEHGRLLDKAQRLSAAFHEDSLGVGELFQFLAYDVVTRHILGADRQYFPYVAGHD comes from the coding sequence ATGCCTGGCAACGATATCCAGACGCTCTGGCCGCATCTTCTGAACACGGATGATGCCGGGGTCGCCATCAAGACGCTGGATGGCCGGTACCTGTTCGCCAACCTCGGTTACGCGCGCTTCGCCTGCGCGGAACTCGACCGGATCACGGGTCACACCGATGCTGAGTTTCTCGCCCCGGAGCGGGTAGGCGCCGTGACGGCAGCCCACGAGGAAGCAAAAATACGGCTCGACGGCGTCAACATCGAATGCGCGTTCCAGACCGACCGTGGGCCCGCGTGCTATGTCGTGACGCATTTCCCCGTGCTCGACGACGGCCGGAAACTGGTGGCGGTGGGGGTGGTCGCGGTCGAAGCCGAGGGGGCGTTGCGGGATCACCTCGAGGCCGAGCTGGCATTGAAGTCCGCGAACCAGGCCAATGCCCAGCTGGCTTCCGAAGTGCGGAACCTCGAGGAGCTGGCGAGCACCGATCGGTTGACGGGCGCGTGGAATCGCCGTCATTTCGAGACGGCGCTGGAGGCGGAAATCCACCGGGCGCTGCGCTTCGGTCACCCGCTGTCGCTCGTGATGTTCGATATCGATCACTTCAAGCTCGTCAATGACAATTTCGGGCACCAGGCCGGCGACCGGGTGTTGACCGAGTTCGCGGCCTGTATCCGTTCCGGACTGCGCAAGTCGGATTCGCTGACGCGATGGGGCGGCGAAGAGTTCATCGTGCTCATGCCCAACACGCCGGGATCGGCAGCCAGGACGGCCGCGGAGCGCTTCCGCAAGATGGTGGCCGCACAGGATTTCCCCCCGTTCGGTGCTTTGACCGCGAGCTTCGGCGTCGCGCAGTTCGTCGAAGGTGAATCCATCGAAGACCTGCTGGGGCGTGTAGACGCGGCCGTCTACTGCGCCAAGGACGCAGGCCGCAACCGGGTCGAGGTCGACACCACCGGGGCGAGCCTGCCCGCGACCGCCGAGCACGTCGAAGGCCACTTTATCAAGCTCTCGTGGAAAGACAGCTTCGCCTCCGGTCATGCGCTGATCGACCGACAGCACCAGGGATTGTTCGACGTGGCCAACGAGATTCTCGCCGCCGTCCTCTCCTCGCGGCCGCGTGACGAGATCGCAGAGATCGTCGAGCGGCTGATTGCCGACGTCGTGCAGCATTTCAAGGACGAGGAGGAGTTCCTCGCCAGCATCGGTTTCGTGGAACTCGAGGAACATGCCGAGGAGCATGGCCGGTTGCTCGACAAGGCACAGCGGTTGTCGGCGGCCTTCCACGAGGACTCACTCGGCGTCGGCGAGTTGTTCCAGTTCCTCGCCTACGATGTCGTCACTCGACATATCCTGGGCGCGGATCGCCAGTACTTTCCCTACGTGGCCGGCCACGACTGA
- a CDS encoding dihydrofolate reductase: protein MNSDIALPTLTLVAAVADNGVIGAEGKMPWHLPADLAHFKQVTMGKPVLMGRLTWDAIGKPLPGRTNLVLSRDSGWRAEGARRVGSLDEARRIAAQAGAIELMVIGGADVYRQALPGAERIYLTRIHAEPWGDTLFPELDPDEWHEVARRERLSDERNAWDLTFVVLERVARPPAERIAT from the coding sequence GTGAACAGCGATATCGCTTTGCCGACCCTGACCCTGGTCGCCGCTGTCGCCGATAACGGCGTGATCGGCGCGGAGGGCAAGATGCCCTGGCATCTGCCCGCGGACCTCGCGCATTTCAAGCAGGTGACGATGGGCAAGCCCGTGTTGATGGGTCGCCTGACCTGGGATGCGATCGGCAAGCCATTGCCGGGGCGCACGAACCTGGTGCTTTCAAGGGATTCGGGCTGGCGCGCCGAAGGTGCGCGTCGCGTCGGCTCCCTCGACGAGGCGCGGCGCATTGCGGCGCAGGCGGGTGCTATCGAGTTGATGGTGATCGGCGGAGCGGACGTGTATCGACAGGCGCTGCCCGGGGCGGAACGGATCTACCTGACGCGAATCCACGCCGAGCCCTGGGGCGACACGCTGTTTCCGGAGCTCGATCCCGACGAATGGCACGAAGTCGCACGACGCGAGCGGTTGTCCGACGAACGCAATGCCTGGGATCTCACCTTCGTCGTGCTCGAGCGGGTCGCGCGCCCGCCCGCGGAGAGGATCGCAACTTGA
- a CDS encoding thymidylate synthase: MQQYLDLLARVRHEGLRKDDRTGTGTLSVFGHQMRFDLAAGFPLLTTKKLHVRSIIHELLWFLSGDTNIAALQRERVRIWDEWATESGDLGPIYGRQWRAWPAADGETIDQVAAVVDTIRRRPDSRRIIMVAWNPAELPDETVSPQDNVHAGRMALAPCHCLVQFWVGAGKLSCQLYQRSGDVFLGVPFNIASYALLTHMMAQQCELDVGEFIWTCGDAHLYLNHLEQADLQLQRSPGSPPRLVIRRRPPSIFDYRHDDFEIVGYEPQPHIPAPVSI; encoded by the coding sequence ATGCAGCAGTATCTCGATTTGCTGGCACGCGTCCGCCACGAGGGCCTGCGCAAGGATGACCGCACGGGCACCGGCACGCTTTCCGTGTTCGGTCACCAGATGCGTTTCGACCTGGCTGCGGGATTCCCGTTGCTGACCACCAAGAAGCTTCACGTCCGCTCGATCATCCACGAACTGCTGTGGTTTCTTTCGGGCGACACCAACATAGCGGCATTGCAGCGGGAGCGCGTGCGGATCTGGGACGAGTGGGCGACCGAGTCGGGCGACCTCGGGCCGATTTACGGCCGCCAGTGGCGGGCGTGGCCGGCGGCCGACGGCGAGACCATCGACCAGGTGGCGGCGGTGGTGGACACGATCCGCCGGCGGCCGGACTCGCGTCGCATCATCATGGTCGCGTGGAACCCGGCCGAGTTGCCCGACGAGACGGTGAGTCCCCAGGACAATGTCCACGCCGGACGGATGGCTCTGGCGCCGTGCCACTGCCTCGTGCAGTTCTGGGTCGGCGCCGGCAAGCTGTCATGCCAGCTCTACCAGCGCAGCGGCGACGTGTTCCTCGGGGTGCCGTTCAACATTGCGTCCTACGCACTGCTGACCCACATGATGGCGCAGCAATGCGAGCTCGACGTCGGGGAGTTCATCTGGACCTGTGGCGACGCACACTTGTATCTCAACCACCTCGAGCAGGCCGATCTGCAGTTGCAGCGGAGCCCGGGATCACCGCCCCGGCTGGTGATCCGGCGTCGTCCCCCGAGCATTTTCGATTACCGTCACGACGACTTCGAGATCGTCGGTTACGAGCCGCAGCCGCATATCCCGGCACCGGTCTCGATCTAG
- the lgt gene encoding prolipoprotein diacylglyceryl transferase has translation MIPYPDIDPVAIQLGPLAIRWYGLMYILAFGVAWWLARRRAAQQGSGWTAEQVDDLIFYGALGVIIGGRLGSILFYNFDAWLRDPVMLLRVWEGGMSFHGGLLGVMVAMWIYGRKLGRGFFTMTDFVAPIVPLGLAFGRLGNFINGELWGKPTDVPWAFVVDGVARHPSQLYQAALEGVALFLVLWFYSATRPPRMAVSGAFALGYGFFRFVVEFVRLPDAHIGYLAFGWLTMGQLLTIPLIGLGIVLLWLAYRPAQRGL, from the coding sequence ATGATTCCGTACCCGGACATCGATCCTGTCGCAATCCAGCTGGGGCCGCTGGCGATCCGCTGGTACGGCCTGATGTACATCCTGGCCTTCGGCGTCGCGTGGTGGCTGGCGCGCCGCCGCGCCGCCCAACAGGGCTCGGGGTGGACCGCGGAGCAGGTGGACGACCTGATCTTCTACGGTGCGCTCGGCGTCATCATCGGCGGGCGGCTCGGCTCGATCCTGTTCTATAACTTCGACGCGTGGTTGCGCGACCCGGTCATGCTGCTGCGCGTCTGGGAAGGCGGCATGTCGTTCCACGGGGGGCTGCTCGGCGTCATGGTCGCGATGTGGATCTACGGCCGCAAGCTGGGTCGCGGCTTCTTCACCATGACCGATTTCGTGGCGCCCATCGTGCCGCTCGGGCTGGCCTTCGGCCGGCTCGGCAATTTCATCAACGGCGAACTCTGGGGCAAGCCCACCGACGTGCCCTGGGCCTTCGTGGTGGACGGCGTGGCCCGTCACCCCTCGCAGCTCTACCAGGCGGCGCTGGAGGGCGTGGCGCTGTTCCTGGTCTTGTGGTTCTACTCGGCGACCCGGCCGCCGCGCATGGCGGTCTCGGGCGCTTTTGCGCTCGGCTACGGCTTCTTCCGCTTCGTGGTGGAGTTCGTGCGGCTGCCGGATGCGCACATCGGCTACCTGGCGTTCGGCTGGCTCACCATGGGCCAGTTGCTGACGATCCCGCTCATCGGCCTCGGGATCGTGCTGCTCTGGCTGGCTTACCGCCCGGCACAGCGAGGGCTTTGA
- a CDS encoding class I SAM-dependent rRNA methyltransferase, with protein MNQACTDYPELRLKPREDRRPRAGHLWIYSNEVDTAATPLNKLPAGAIVRLMSAEDRFLGYAGVSPHSLIVARILSRDVAHPPDRSLVVHRLKVALAMRERLYGQGCYRALFADGDGLPGLVVDRFGDIVVLQAGTATMENMKGDIVDAVTKVYSPAGILWRNDSSARKLEGLERYVEVAAGEVPDEVRVVDNALELTAPLRTGQKTGWFYDQRDNRARLARYRPDSVLDVFSYTGAWGLAAAARGARAMLVDSSATALEVAERDAQRLGLEVETAEGQAFDVMKALADEGRSFAAVVVDPPAFIKRRKDQKAGLIAYQRANQLAMRLLERDGLLVSCSCSFHLSQEDHLVAIQRAARHLGRAVQVLELGGQSADHPSHPLIPETRYLKAVFCRIVPE; from the coding sequence GTGAATCAAGCCTGTACCGATTATCCAGAACTTCGGCTCAAGCCTCGCGAGGACCGCCGCCCGCGGGCGGGCCACCTGTGGATCTACAGCAACGAAGTGGATACGGCGGCGACGCCGCTGAACAAGCTGCCCGCCGGTGCGATCGTGCGGCTGATGAGCGCGGAGGACCGGTTTCTCGGCTATGCCGGCGTCAGCCCGCACAGCCTGATCGTGGCGCGCATCCTGTCGCGCGATGTCGCCCATCCGCCGGATCGTTCGCTGGTGGTGCATCGTCTCAAGGTGGCGCTTGCGATGCGGGAGCGCCTCTACGGCCAGGGCTGCTATCGCGCGCTGTTCGCCGACGGCGACGGCTTGCCCGGCCTGGTCGTCGATCGCTTCGGCGACATCGTGGTGTTGCAGGCGGGGACCGCGACCATGGAGAACATGAAAGGCGACATCGTGGATGCTGTCACCAAGGTGTACTCGCCCGCCGGGATCCTGTGGCGCAACGACTCGAGCGCCCGCAAGCTGGAGGGCCTGGAGCGTTATGTCGAGGTCGCTGCCGGCGAGGTGCCGGATGAAGTGCGCGTGGTCGACAACGCGCTGGAGCTGACCGCGCCGCTCCGCACGGGCCAGAAGACCGGGTGGTTCTACGACCAGCGTGACAACCGCGCGCGCCTCGCCCGTTATCGGCCGGACAGCGTGCTCGACGTTTTTTCGTACACGGGCGCCTGGGGCCTGGCTGCCGCGGCGCGTGGCGCCAGGGCCATGCTCGTGGACTCGTCGGCGACCGCGCTCGAGGTGGCCGAACGGGACGCGCAGCGCCTCGGGCTCGAGGTGGAGACGGCGGAGGGCCAGGCCTTCGATGTCATGAAGGCCCTGGCGGATGAAGGGCGCAGCTTCGCCGCCGTGGTGGTCGATCCGCCGGCGTTCATCAAGCGGCGCAAGGACCAGAAAGCCGGGCTCATCGCTTACCAGCGGGCCAACCAGCTCGCCATGCGGCTCCTGGAGCGTGACGGGCTGCTGGTCTCCTGCAGTTGTTCTTTTCACCTCTCGCAGGAAGATCACCTGGTGGCGATCCAGCGTGCGGCACGCCATCTGGGCCGGGCCGTGCAGGTGCTGGAGCTCGGCGGGCAGTCCGCGGATCATCCCTCGCATCCGCTCATTCCGGAAACCCGTTACCTCAAGGCGGTGTTCTGCCGCATCGTGCCGGAGTAA